One Drosophila willistoni isolate 14030-0811.24 chromosome XL unlocalized genomic scaffold, UCI_dwil_1.1 Seg142, whole genome shotgun sequence genomic region harbors:
- the LOC6653099 gene encoding RNA cytidine acetyltransferase, translated as MVKKKIDNRIRVMIENGVKLGHRTMFIIIGDKARDQVPILYDILIKSTVKARPTVLWCYKNKDEAISNHGKKRAKKIAAGKVDVNEADLFDSFRVATTIHGRYYSETHAILGRTYGVCVLQDFEALTPNLLARTVETVEGGGLIILLLKSLQSLKQLYTMSMDVHKRFRTEAHQTVTCRFNERLILSLADCKRCLVVNDDLTVLPLSSKTINVEPVNPGEIGQGSKANAISLKELKESLLNVQPAGSLVNLCKTYDQANAVAQFIEALVDKQLKPPMSLTAARGRGKSAALGLAISAAIAFGYVNVYVTSPHPENLITLFEFVLKGFDALEYQEHADYTIIRSTNADYKKAIIRINITRNSRQTIQYIAPSDTHLLNAADLLLIDEAAAIPLPLVKKMLGPYLIFMASTINGYEGTGRSLSLKLISQLQKENNARPPLKLEESIRYQENDDIERWLINLLCLDAGGVTAISSGCPTPDACELYYIDRDALFSYHKAAEGFLHRMVSIYVSSHYKNTPNDLQMMSDAPAHHLFCLLGPIQRMDQLPEILVVIQVALEGQISTQSVSESLGRGKKAAGDLIPWNIAEQYGDRDFPKLAGVRIVRVATHPNYQRMGYGKRAIQLLKDYYAGKHTNLEDKPSSEIHAKGIEEVEEEDLSLLKEQIRPRSRIPTLLQRLHERTPEPVDYIGTSYGLTSELLKFWKNAGFVPVYLSQKSNELTAEHSCIMLHTFSSTPWLVLYYQDFKRRALKLMGKTFREFETKLCLALLKNKIVDSGKGDGTTSRPLDKSTLDVYFLPHDLQRLESYARQQSEFRLILDLLTDIAQLYFQGKIESLQLDLVQQGVLLALGIQGKTVDQLGGELNMPGNQLLAKFFDAMKKCNQCFRSVVEEHIEDGMLQDADLSRGDNLQPLTVTLEEELDKQAQKLSKQQRKELKRLKAEQLDDYQIKGSEEDWSKALNTNGKASSGSGSGLLSVKSGTKRLDAPIASTLEDNSEPVKKKKKNNPKLKHKLGKSLI; from the exons AtggtgaaaaagaaaattgacaaTCGCATACGCGTAATGATAGAAAATGGCGTGAAATTGGGTCACCGCACCATGTTCATCATCATTGGAGACAAAGCCCGCGATCAAGTGCCGATTCTGTATGACATACTGATTAAATCCACAGTAAAGGCTCGCCCCACTGTGCTGTGGTGCTACAAGAACAAGGACGAGGCCATTTCCAA CCACGGCAAGAAGCGAGCAAAGAAGATTGCTGCCGGAAAGGTGGACGTCAATGAGGCCGATCTGTTTGATTCATTTCGTGTGGCAACCACCATACATGGTCGCTATTATTCCGAGACTCATGCCATTCTCGGACGTACTTATGGAGTTTGCGTGCTCCAGGATTTCGAGGCACTGACACCGAATCTCTTGGCCCGCACAGTGGAAACAGTAGAGGGCGGCGGTCTAATTATCTTGCTGCTAAAGTCTTTGCAATCCCTGAAACAGCTTTACACCATGAGTATGGATGTGCACAAACGATTTCGCACCGAGGCTCATCAAACAGTGACCTGTCGATTTAATGAACGTTTAATACTCTCCCTGGCCGATTGCAAACGCTGCCTGGTGGTTAATGATGACCTAACGGTCCTACCATTGAGTTCTAAAACTATCAATGTGGAGCCGGTTAAT CCAGGTGAAATAGGTCAAGGATCGAAGGCGAATGCAATCAGTCTTAAAGAGCTCAAGGAGAGTCTTTTGAATGTCCAACCAGCTGGTTCGTTAGTTAACCTCTGCAAGACCTATGACCAGGCGAACGCTGTGGCCCAATTTATAGAGGCTCTGGTGGATAAACAACTGAAACCGCCCATGTCATTGACAGCTGCACGTGGGCGTGGGAAATCAGCTGCTTTAGGCTTAGCTATATCGGCTGCCATAGCCTTTGGCTATGTGAATGTATATGTTACCTCACCACATCCCGAGAATTTGATAACATTATTCGAATTTGTGCTGAAGGGATTCGATGCTTTGGAATATCAGGAGCATGCCGACTACACGATTATCAGATCGACTAATGCTGACTACAAAAAGGCCATCATAAGGATTAATATTACGAGAAACTCTCGCCAGACTATACAGTATATAGCGCCCAGTGATACACATCTCTTAAATGCCGCTGATTTGCTGCTAATCGATGAGGCAGCTGCCATCCCGCTGCCCCTGGTAAAAAAGATGTTGGGTCCGTATCTGATCTTTATGGCCAGCACGATCAATGGCTACGAAGGTACTGGACGATCTTTGAGTCTGAAACTGATCTCGCAACTCCAGAAGGAGAATAATGCTCGGCCACCCTTGAAATTGGAGGAATCGATTCGATACCAGGAAAACGATGATATCGAAAGGTGGCTAATAAACTTGCTCTGCCTGGATGCTGGCGGCGTAACTGCAATTAGTTCTGGTTGTCCGACACCCGATGCCTGTGAGCTCTACTATATTGACAGAGATGCTCTCTTCTCCTATCACAAAGCAGCCGAGGGTTTCCTCCATCGCATGGTATCCATTTATGTGTCTTCGCACTATAAGAACACGCCTAATGACTTGCAAATGATGAGCGATGCTCCGGCCCATCATCTGTTCTGCCTTCTTGGCCCCATTCAGCGTATGGATCAATTGCCCGAAATTCTAGTTGTCATCCAGGTCGCTCTGGAGGGCCAAATTTCTACGCAGAGTGTCAGTGAATCCCTGGGACGCGGCAAGAAAGCGGCCGGAGACTTGATACCCTGGAATATAGCCGAACAGTACGGTGATCGGGATTTCCCAAAGCTCGCTGGCGTCCGAATTGTCCGCGTGGCAACACACCCCAACTATCAGCGAATGGGCTATGGAAAGAGGGCCATACAATTGCTGAAAGACTACTATGCCGGAAAGCATACAAATCTGGAGGATAAGCCATCGTCCGAAATTCATGCAAAGG GCATAGAGGAGGTTGAGGAAGAGGATCTATCGCTTCTAAAGGAGCAAATACGCCCACGCAGTCGAATTCCCACACTCCTGCAGCGTCTGCACGAACGCACACCTGAGCCAGTTGACTATATCGGCACCTCGTATGGACTGACCTCCGAACTATTGAAATTCTGGAAGAATGCTGGCTTTGTGCCCGTCTATTTAAGTCAGAAATCGAATGAACTTACGGCTGAACATAGTTGCATCATGCTGCATACATTTAGCTCCACCCCATGGTTGGTTCTTTATTATCAGGACTTTAAGCGGCGTGCCCTTAAGCTGATGGGCAAAACATTCCGCGAGTTCGAGACGAAACTCTGCCTGGCTctgcttaaaaataaaattgtggATAGCGGCAAAGGTGACGGCACCACATCTAGGCCACTGGACAAATCCACTTTGGATGTATACTTTCTGCCACACGATCTGCAACGCCTCGAAAGCTATGCCCGCCAGCAATCCGAGTTCCGCTTGATACTGGATCTACTCACCGACATTGCACAATTGTATTTCCAGGGCAAGATTGAATCGCTGCAGCTGGATCTAGTGCAGCAGGGCGTATTGCTTGCTCTGGGTATTCAAGGCAAGACTGTGGATCAGTTGGGTGGGGAGCTCAATATGCCCGGCAATCAATTGCTGGCCAAATTTTTTGATGCCATGAAAAAGTGCAATCAATGTTTCCGATCCGTAGTCGAGGAGCACATCGAGGATGGCATGCTTCAGGATGCGGATTTGTCACGTGGTGACAATCTGCAGCCGTTAACTGTTACCCTCGAGGAAGAGCTCGATAAACAGGCCCAAAAATTGAGCAAGCAACAGCGGAAGGAACTGAAACGTCTGAAGGCCGAGCAGTTGGATGATTATCAAATCAAGGGCAGTGAGGAGGACTGGTCCAAGGCTTTGAATACAAATGGTAAAGCCAGCAgcggcagtggcagtggcctGCTTTCCGTCAAGAG tGGAACAAAACGTTTGGATGCTCCGATTGCGTCCACCCTCGAGGATAACAGCGAACCagtaaagaagaaaaagaaaaacaatccAAAACTGAAACACAAATTGGGTAAATCCTTGATTTaa
- the LOC6653081 gene encoding ribosome biogenesis protein NOP53 produces the protein MATVEPQTKRKRISKKNKSAWRKTDIQDVEQFLEDQRQEERIGTFKDKLDDDLFVLDTSTQKVKASLLTPKQKRKLNAKKAMRTHQVFENTSKVQDPIAKRNKVRQKQNGRNIELEVCNPTKPRHRQANADRARYNEKLEERLAVKQDSDKKHKIDKDIWQEEDFRDKIPGLKDEKGWISRPLALHVAFNLQGHKVVKTHGSLHHKTTKAKKFVPPHPGMSYNPSHKAHQELIDQVVDREEGIIKKEQHLKRVTTSMFSIVTPEERDRLRLKEMSEGIDEPETTEKEKNKANGDDDDDNDAGQKQKTVDSDGEYHTVNAPVENKKKSKKARRNELKQKELQRQHDVKKKLKQQTADLIRIKSIRAEINEEAEELNELKKRRKKTAERKKFEPKRLGRHKYEEPDADVNMPEDLAGNLRNVKTESNLLKDRFKLMQRNNMLAPSVAVSRKKSKVKRFLRGSHKEPGVSFQDLRDRRKAAANAAKANNNTIKI, from the exons ATGGCTACCGTTGAGCCACAAACGAAAAGGAAGCGCATAtccaagaaaaacaaatcCGCTTGGCGCAAAACCGATATCCAAGATGTGGAACAATTTCTTGAGGATCAGCGACAGGAAGAGCGCATTGGCACGTTCAAAGATAAACTGGACGACGATCTGTTTGTTCTAGATACTTCGACCCAAAAAGTGAAGGCCAGCCTGTTGACGCCTAAACAAAAGAGGAAACTAAATGCCAAGAAGGCAATGCGAACGCATCAAGTTTTTGAGAATACTTCCAAAGTCCAGGACCCCATAGCTAAGCG AAATAAGGTGAGGCAGAAGCAGAACGGGCGCAACATTGAGTTGGAGGTTTGTAATCCAACCAAGCCGCGTCATCGTCAGGCCAATGCTGATCGTGCACGCTACAATGAAAAATTGGAGGAGCGCCTGGCTGTGAAGCAGGACAGCGATAAGAAACACAAAATCGACAAGGACATTTGGCAGGAGGAAGACTTCCGTGACAAGATACCAGGACTAAAGGATGAAAAGGGATGGATCAGTCGACCACTGGCACTCCATGTAGCTTTTAATTTGCAGGGACACAAGGTGGTTAAGACACATGGCAGCCTGCATCACAAGACCACTAAAGCCAA GAAATTTGTGCCTCCTCATCCGGGCATGAGCTACAATCCCTCACATAAGGCTCATCAGGAGTTGATTGATCAGGTTGTGGATCGTGAGGAGGGCATTATCAAGAAGGAGCAACATCTGAAACGTGTCACCACCAGCATGTTTAGCATTGTCACTCCTGAGGAACGTGACAGGCTACGGCTGAAAGAGATGAGTGAGGGCATTGATGAACCAGAGACGACCGAGAAGGAAAAGAACAAGGCAAATGgtgacgacgatgatgataatgatgcgGGTCAGAAGCAAAAGACTGTTGATTCGGATGGTGAATATCATACGGTCAACGCTCCCGTTGAAAATAAGAAGAAGAGCAAAAAGGCTCGTCGCAATGAGCTGAAGCAAAAGGAACTCCAGCGACAACATGATGTGAAGAAGAAGCTCAAGCAACAGACAGCAGATCTTATAAG AATCAAATCCATTCGTGCCGAAATCAATGAGGAAGCAGAGGAGCTGAATGAACTGAAGAAACGTCGCAAGAAGACAGCGGAACGTAAGAAGTTCGAACCGAAGCGTTTGGGTCGTCATAAGTATGAGGAGCCCGATGCGGATGTAAATATGCCGGAGGATTTGGCTGGCAATTTGCGTAATGTGAAAACGGAGAGTAATCTGCTGAAAGATCGCTTCAAGCTGATGCAAAGAAACAACATGCTGGCGCCATCGGTTGCTGTGTCACGTAAGAAGTCCAAGGTTAAGCGTTTCCTGCGTGGTAGTCACAAAGAGCCGGGTGTCAGCTTTCAGGATTTGCGTGATCGTCGCAAAGCCGCTGCCAATGCGGCTAAGGCCAACAATAATACAATTaagatttaa
- the LOC6653082 gene encoding RNA-binding protein 4F, translating into MDCDQSEEEVQLKIAAAGESAPIPADADDNQTIEISSDSSNGPSDSDSDSDDDVGIIDDDTDEDGESPEEQDFEDTFEFLMTKPDKEFRHLVQLSEVAFKLNDLEKIDLMVVEFEKLAVIPGNIWIKYLKAWLVVTQTDEERRQFEDKCAKSLRSSYSIPLAEFIVDELVKLQKIENPLLWANLLADYGLERPDFIQKLHSLIKAANLTEEESTKINEQMQKHCPTWASPPEQVEIIINLIKSFIKHIEAFKPQYNNWNWAKVHSPFVEKADELPLNDGIQDGLCKLIFERCVAKFPTVDAVWMDYIHFVENENTDGEAGSKNPSEQVSTKKTARCSWGYLKASPLDLARRAVKCHPSIRTNHKFLNLMERSGYTPAQVESELKLLLARIQPEMNMTVELHLDYLAYLLRAKNVGEEEQANQVRAAFQSSWDILSDLYGDQADTSYEMLQLWAHVEYCLMASPAKAVEIWRQIMGYPGSSYRGQLWMSYAQMECEYNGVQSALVVLREAMGQPAMEDAHLVQELYRRYERIHGTYETIAECQSQKAPEPEWHTSRRRPRAEIYPAHRPKQQQQPRQPQVNPSKKPKKTPPEATPTPTAAPARSPVAAEAKQPKPQFGSNFKYSTNMETNKIFVKNLPSDCTKEQLTGIFKPFGTIKDVRLVFKFNKQFKGIAYIEYELPSEAQKAVTQRDGFSIGGQKINVAISNPPPKPPLNNPPALQSAPKRRVATSLIPTTLVRQEAKRRKQLDVEPEKSVPADCPPANGDSDQSRNGNNVSSAIESTSADAAVAPPATAPKSNDDFRKLFSI; encoded by the exons ATGGATTGTGATCAATCAGAGGAAGAG GTACAATTAAAGATAGCCGCAGCCGGGGAATCAGCTCCCATTCCCGCTGATGCAGACGACAATCAGACGATTGAGATAAGCTCGGATTCTTCAAATGGGCCCTCCGACAGCGATTCAGACAGCGATGATGATGTAGGCATTATTGATGACGATACCGATGAGGATGGCGAATCACCCGAGGAACAAGACTTTGAGGACACATTTGAGTTTTTGATGACCAAGCCGGATAAGGAATTCCGCCACTTGGTTCAGCTAAGCGAGGTCGCGTT CAAATTGAATGATTTAGAAAAAATCGACCTAATGGTGGTGGAATTTGAAAAGTTGGCCGTCATACCCGGCAACATCTGGATTAAGTACTTAAAGGCATGGCTGGTGGTGACTCAAACTGATGAGGAGCGACGCCAATTTGAAGATAAATGTGCCAAATCCTTGCGCTCATCTTACA GTATCCCTTTGGCTGAATTTATAGTGGACGAATTGGTTAAACTACAGAAAATAGAGAATCCTTTGCTCTGGGCCAATTTGCTGGCCGATTATGGTCTAGAGCGTCCtgattttattcaaaaattacacAGCCTAATTAAAGCCGCCAACCTGACGGAGGAGGAGTCCACTAAGATAAACGAGCAAATGCAAAAGCACTGCCCCACTTGGGCTAGTCCACCCGAGCAAGTGGAGATTATCATTAATCTGATTAAAAGCTTCATTAAACATATTGAGGCCTTTAAGCCCCAATATAATAATTGGAACTGGGCCAAGGTGCACAGCCCCTTTGTGGAGAAGGCGGATGAGTTGCCTCTAAACGATGGAATACAAGATGGTCTGTGCAAGCTAATCTTTGAGCGCTGTGTAGCCAAGTTTCCAACAGTCGATGCCGTATGGATGGACTACATTCATTTTGTTGAAAATGAGAATACCGATGGTGAGGCTGGGAGTAAGAATCCATCTGAACAGGTGTCcacaaaaaaaactgcaaGATGTTCATGGGGATATCTTAAGGCCAGTCCCCTGGATTTGGCACGACGTGCTGTCAAATGTCATCCCAGTATTCGCACTAATCACAAATTTCTCAATCTAATGGAGCGATCCGGGTACACTCCGGCACAGGTAGAGAGCGAACTAAAGTTACTCTTAGCCCGAATTCAGCCAGAGATGAACATGACGGTTGAGCTTCACTTAGATTATCTGGCCTACCTATTGAGAGCCAAGAACGTCGGCGAAGAGGAACAGGCAAATCAAGTGCGTGCAGCCTTTCAAAGCAGTTGGGACATACTCTCTGATCTGTATGGTGATCAGGCCGACACAAGCTACGAAATGCTTCAGCTGTGGGCTCATGTGGAGTACTGCCTAATGGCCAGTCCGGCAAAAGCAGTTGAAATCTGGCGTCAGATAATGG GCTATCCCGGCAGTTCGTATCGAGGTCAGCTTTGGATGAGCTATGCTCAAATGGAATGTGAGTACAATGGAGTACAAAGTGCACTTGTCGTTCTGCGGGAGGCTATGGGCCAGCCCGCTATGGAAGATGCCCACCTGGTGCAAGAGCTGTATCGTCGTTACGAACGCATCCATGGCACATACGAAACCATTGCCGAATGCCAGTCACAGAAGGCACCGGAACCAGAATGGCACACGTCGCGACGTCGCCCACGGGCTGAAATATACCCTGCGCATCGTCcgaaacagcaacagcagccgcgTCAGCCGCAAGTCAATCCAagcaaaaaaccgaaaaaaactCCCCCAGAAGCGACACCGacaccaacagcagcaccagcacGTTCTCCAGTGGCAGCTGAAGCGAAACAGCCAAAACCACAGTTCGGCtctaattttaaatattcga caaATATGgagacaaacaaaattttcgtAAAGAACTTGCCATCCGATTGCACTAAGGAACAGTTAACAGGTATTTTTAAGCCATTCGGCACCATAAAGGACGTAAGACTTGTCTTCAAATT TAACAAGCAATTTAAGGGAATTGCCTACATTGAATATGAATTGCCCTCAGAGGCGCAGAAAGCAGTGACACAACGTGATGGATTCTCCATTGGTGGTCAGAAA ATTAATGTGGCCATATCGAATCCTCCACCCAAGCCACCACTGAACAATCCACCGGCCTTACAATCTGCTCCCAAGCGTCGGGTAGCCACTAGCCTGATACCAACGACATTGGTACGCCAAGAAGCTAAGCGTCGCAAGCAATTGGACGTAGAACCCGAGAAGTCAGTCCCAGCCGATTGCCCGCCAGCCAATGGTGATAGTGATCAGTCACGCAATGGAAATAACGTCTCTTCTGCCATCGAATCAACGTCTGCGGATGCAGCAGTTGCCCCCCCAGCAACTGCTCCCAAATCCAACGATGACTTTCGGAAGCTATTTAGTATTTAA